In the genome of Dyadobacter fermentans DSM 18053, the window AAAGGTCCGCTCAAAATCCAGCCGCTCAACCACGCCACGCTCGCGCTCACGTGGAACGGCAAAACCATCTACGCCGACCCCTACCAAGCCCCCAAAACCTTCGTAGGCATCGCCAAACCCGACCTGATCGTGATCACCGACATCCACGGCGACCATTTCGACCCGGCCTCCCTCAACGCCCTCGACCTGACGAACACCGTGATCGTCGCCCCGCAAGCCGTCGCCGATAAAATGTCCGACGCATTGAAAGCCAAAACGACCGTCCTCGCCAACGGCGCCACCACCGAAAAACTCGGCATCAGCATCACCGCCATCCCGATGTACAACCTCCCCGAAACAGCAGACTCCCGCCACCCCAAAGGCCGCGGCAACGGCTACATCCTCAAAATGGGCGGCAAATCCGTCTTCCTCAGCGGCGATACCTCCGGCATTCCGGAGATCAAGGCATTGAAGAATATCGATGTGGCATTTGTCTGCATGAATTTGCCTTATACGATGGATATTAATGAGGCTGCGGCTACTGTGGCGGCGTTTAAGCCGAAGGTGGTTTATCCTTATCATTATCGTGGGCAGGGTGGGTTCAGCGATACGGAGGCGTTTAAGAAGCTGGTTGTTGAGAAGGATGGGAAGATTGATGTGCGGGTTAGGGATTGGTACACGGTGAAGTGACGCCTATGCCGTACCGCCCGCCTTCGAGCGGAGCAGTGCATATCGCAGACATCACGCGTAGTGCTTCGACTTCGCTCAGCATGACAATTGAAAGATGTCAGTCTGAGCGGACCGGGCCGCCGGGCGGTCGAAGACAGTCGATACAGTACAAAATCCCTTCGATTAGTGGAGGGATTTTTTGCTGCTATATATTACCAATTTTTGGTACTTTTATTTCGCTACCAACTCGACAGAAATCGGTCATGACAAAAAATACATCAATTTCCCTCGGCCCTCATTTTGACACATTTATTCAGAATCAAATAGAAACCGGCCGTTATGCTTCCACCAGCGAGGTCGCAAGAGCTGGCTTGCGCTTGCTGGAAAAAGAAGAAGAGAAATTGAAGCTATTGAGACAAGCATTGGTAGACGGCGAGCAAAGCGGATGGGCGGATGACTTCGACCCGGAGGAATTTAGAGCCAGAATGAGAGGTAAAAGAAAATCGTAAATGCGATCATACCGCCTGGCCCGTCGGGACGAGTCCGACTTGGAGGATATCGGGGTTACACCGAAAGCACTTGGTCGGCAGAGCAGGCGGAAAAGAAAGTCCTCCGGCCACGTCATCGAAATTATCCGCATTCTTCATGTAAGCATGGATGTAGAGCTGCATCTTTGAGCTTGAAGGATTAGCCCAGCCAATTGCCGTCGCCCGCAGGCAAAGCCGATATTCCGTACGAAGCGGTACAAATTCTCCTATACTTAGCGCCATGCACGCTGCGCATCCAACAAGCAAAAAGGTGCAGAGCGCCGTAATATTGCAGCAATGCCGTCAGGCATGGAATATAGGTAGCAGATCACTGGAATAGCGGTAATCCAATGCCCCTTGGGCATGAAACAACCACGCAAGTGACAAGCACTGCAGGTTTCTGTTGTTGCATCCCTGCCGGGATTATCGATTGCCTGTTCCCTCGATCTTTCTACCAATGTTACATCGCTACGCGACTTGAAGTAGTTGCCCCGCAATAGCGATACCAGCTGAGGCTGGAATTCCGATGGCAGAGTAGTCGAACACATAGGGGCTCGGACGCGAAGATATTCTACTCTTCCGGGTTCAACGTAATCTCCAATTTATTCCCCAAACACCGCACCGTCACTTCGTCGCCGCATTCGAAACCGGCTTCTTGCAGCCACTTGCCGCAGAGGCGGATTTCGGGCATGACGGCGTATTGGTAAACACGCGGGAGGAATTTTCGGTAGACGGTTAGACGGCGTTCGGTGGGGATGGAAGATTTTTTTTCGCGTGTCATAACTCAAAATTCGCCATACAGTAGTACTATAAATAGTAATATTTACAAACTAAATATACATAAAAATACTATTTCAATACAAATTTAGTGCTTTTAAAGTTGTGCAATTTTTATATTTTATTTACACGAAACAGCTATAAATGAGCATCTCGTGGCAAAATTGCGCCTTAATAGGATAAAAATTGTTCTTATAGAAAAAGAGAAATCTGGGAAAGACTTAGCCAAACATTTGGGCAAGACTGAAACCACCGTCTCGCGCTGGGCTCGGAATGAGGTACAGCCAACATTGGAGACGCTTTACGAGATTGCGATGTATCTTAAAATTGATATTCGGGAGTTATTGGTGAGTACAAAAGAATAGCTTTCGATACCATTTCTCAGCCCGATCTTACCGTTCGTTCATCGAAAACAAACAATCCAGTAAGTCCTTCAAGATCTTAACTTTCAATAGCAAACCCCTTCGACAAGCTATTGAATGCCCAAAATCACAGACGAAAACTATTTAGTCAAGACAGTTCATGCTACTGAGTGGCAAGATGTGCTTTCGACAGGGACGACTGAACCGATGCTGATTTTGGCATTGGATGCCGAAAGTGGGGAACGCGACAGCTATGTGGTAAAACCATTCGGTCATCCGCGGATATACAGGCAAGCTGTGATGAAAGAATGTTTAGGTGCTTGGATTGCCATGGAACTGGGATTGAATGCATTTGAACCGGTTTACATTGAAGTAAGTACCGATTTCGCCGATACGCTTCGCGGAAACCCACATTATCAGCGATTTACTGAAAGTATAGGATTGAACTTTGGAACAAAATACGTTCCGGGGACTATTCCGATTGTTGGCCCGAAGTGCTTTTCCAAGATTCAGGCTTCGCAGGCCGAACAAATCACGGCGTTTGACCTGTTCATTTCAAATGCCGACCGTCGCGAAGGAAAGCCGAATCTGCTGATGGTACAGTCGGACCTGTTCGTTTTTGATCATGAACTGGCATTTGATTTTATGCTCATGCTGTCCTTCAACCGTAACCTGAAACCCTGGGAGCTTGGGGAGATGGAGCTGACAATGCTCCGAAAGCACTTCCTTTATCCAAAACTGAGGGGGACACAGGTTGATATTCACGACTTCATAGAACGGTTCACCGGCATTGACGACCATTTTTGGGCAAAAGCTTCAAATCTGCTTCCACCCGACTGGGTTTCAGACGATTTGGCAACAATCCAAAACCACCTTGCGTTGATCGTTGAGAATAGAACTATCTTTGCACAACAACTGGCACAGGCAATTTTGATATGAAAAAATATCAGTATCAAATCATCCGATATCTTCACGACCGTGTCACCGGCGAGTTTATCAACGTTGGCGTGATCGTATATTCGCCTGAATACCAACATCTAAACTGCAAGATTATCACCAAATACGGAAGAATTACTTCATTCTTCCCAGGAGCGGACGGAAGGGTGATCCTCAAAACCCTTCGCCAGTTCGAAAGAGAAATCACAAAAGCAAAGCAGCTATTCTCGGAACTCCTTCCCTTCCCCGAGGACTTGGTAGAACTCACTCAAAAAATCCTACCGGACGATGACAGCTCATTGATTTTGACAGAGGTAAAAAAAGGAATCGACCTGGATTTCAACAAAACCCTCGCCGACCTCTATCGTCTATTGGTAACCAAATGGCAAAGTGACGATGACGAATCCGCAACCAGCGACGCCGACGTTTGGAAGAAAAAGTATAAAAAGTATTTTGACGAATATGGAATAACCGCCAAGCTGACTAACCACGAAGTGGAGACTAAATACGACAGTTTCCAGTTTGACAAAGCTTGGAAAAATGAAATTTGGCATTGCTATCTGCCGGTTTCATTCGACTTGCAAAATGTGGAGAATATCAGGAGTAAGGTTTACAAATGGGCGGGAAAGCTTGCGGAATTAGCCACATCGAGTGAGAGTATTGATCTTACTTTGCTAACCTCAGTTCCTAGACGGCATTTAGAGTTGAATAGCTTTATTCAGGAAAAACTGACTTTGAAGTCGGCTGAGATTAATGTTAGGTTAGTTTCTGAGACGGAGGCTGAGAGTTTTGCAAGGAGGTTGATTAGGGAGATGGACGAGCATAATGAGTAAGGTAGATTTCCCCACTGTGTGCGCAGAAGTTCTATGAGGCTACGCTTACTTAAATAGGGCTTAGGACTTGTCGCGAATGCTCAATGACGTGAAAATGTCAGAGCACAGTTACAAAATGTCAGCTCGATACTGTCAGTATCAATTTGTAGAAATACTTCAATGCTTTAAAATATCAGACTTGCATTAATACGCTTGCCGAGATAGCCGTTTTACGTCATCATTTCCAAAATCGAATCTCACCTAAGCGTTTCAGTCGTCATCAGTGAATTTCTTGCATCTCATCGGTAGCCAGAATATCGACTAAGTTCGTGGCTATTTTTCGAATATAAAAGATCGCGCATCGAAGATGTTCTATTTGCCCTTATGGCCAGATACTAGAATAATATTTGCTTAAACCAATACAACCCAACTTTTTCTTCTGACATTATGTCACCACTCGGATGTGGCACGGTAATATACGTAACCTCCTCAGGATCTTGAATGAAAAAATCGCAATCAGACAAAGTGGGGACTTTAAAAGTTGCGATTTCCAATTGAGATTGGTCAAGTTGGCACTTGCCCAAAGATTAGGCCCGGAGGATTGAGCACAGTTAAAACGGACTGCAAAAGTATAGTTGCTTCGCCAAAATCCAAACGGGTTTCTTCATTTTCCCTTCGCTCGGCTAAATGGTGTCCTACTCCGTAACCAGATCGGAACACCAATAACTAACAAACAAGAAAATGAATTCAAATTACAAATCGCTCACTGAGCAAATGCAGCGTCGTCTCAATCCTGAGAATTTAGCTTTTAAGGAACCTTTTCGCGAAGAGCTCCGATCTCTTCAATATCAGGATGCTTTATTGTTTATCCGATTTGCTATGAAAGGTGTAGAACCGGAATACACTAGCAAAAGCATCGAAGCAGGAAATCGTGCTAAAAAACACCTTGAAGCGGAGCTTATGAGTGTGGACTATCGCTTTCAGGGCTCAGTTATGACCAACACACACATCCGAGGTTATAGTGACATTGACTTACTTTGCCTGTCCTCCAAATTTTACAATTGGGATAGCTATAATGTAGACCGATATCTAAACGAAGATTCATTTCGACAACAATTGACGGAGCTACAAATTAGAAAACTCAATGCCGAAAAAAACAAGAGTAGTTACCAAGGGGATTCAAACAATGACCTAAGAACTATCCGGCTAACATCCGAACGCATAATGACTTCGAAGTACACCGAATGCGACACATCAAAACCTAAGTCAATAAAGATCAGGAATAAGGACCTTCATCGTGATGTCGATATAGTCACAGCTGCTTGGTATAATGACCTCCGGACGATCTTAAGAGATGACAAGGAAAACCGCGGAGTTAAAGTGTATGATAAAGACGCAAATGCAACTGGATCAGCTGACTTCCCATTCATAAGCATTGCACGCATTAATCAACGGAGCAGCGACACGAATGGAAGATTGAAAAAGATGATTCGATTTTTGAAGAATGTTAAATCGTTTTCGGATTTGGAAATCAACCTGAGTAGTTTCGACATAAACGCCTTATGCTTCGATATCGATACTTCGGATTATTGGTCTGCAACATATATCGAGCTTGTTACGGTGCTGCACAGGCAATTAACTAGAATAGTTAATGACAGCGCCCATGCTGATAGCATAGTTTCAGTAGATGAGAGAGAATACATTTTCCGAGGCAAGCCTCAAAAAGTTGATGGAATACGTCGACTTTTAGGAGAAGTCAGTCAAGTTCTTCGTGACATGCCTAAACCACTTTACTCATGAAACCGAGAGTTTTCATTGGAAGCTCGCGGGAAGGACTCCCAAAAGCAAAACTTCTAAAAGGCTATCTTAGCGGTGTTGCCGATTGTCAGATATGGAATGAAGATTTTTTCGAAAACAACAAAAGCTCATTTGAATCTTTGAGCCAGAGTTCTACCCTATTCGACTTCGCAATCTTACTTGCGTCGGCAGATGATGTCGTGTTAAAGAGAGACAACTTGGAAATATCCGCTCGTGATAATGTGCTCTTCGAATTTGGTCTCTATGTAGGCAGACTTGGCCGAAACAGGGCATTTTTTGTAAAGGAAAAAGGCTTGAATTTGCCAAGCGACCTTTATGGCATCACATTATCAGAATTTGACTTCGGTTCTAATTTTGAAGACGTAAGTAATGGGATTGGAAAACGCATTGTAGATCTGTGGCAAACTTTTGAGCTCGGGCTTGCTCCATCAACAATCCTAGCTCTGGGATATTTTGACAATTTTGTCTTACCTGTTTCAAGAGAATTAATGCAATCCGAGAAACGAAGCGTAGAAGGGCTAAATTTCGCAGACTTTACCTTGAATATCGTCATACCGGATGAACTGCCTAATAATTTCCAGGACGAAGTGATTGCGTATCTTGGCACGCATAATTTGAAAGAAATGAAGGTTGAAACGGTGACTCGTAAGTTTAATTTTTATCTCGACTATGATTATGCAAATCAAGAGTCTCTGAATCTCTATGATCTACCCACAACTCTTGGGGCATTGAAGCGAGCAATTGAAATGGCGGTCCCGAATAGTTATTATGGTGAAAGTGAGAGGGAAAGAGTTTTTAAAAAGAAGGAAATGAATAACTTTTGCCGTGCATTAACTTACCTCGTGGGGAACAACTCAATAACAAAGAAGAAGGTAAAAATTACGATGGTTGATGTATAGTTGAGCTCCTTAGTCCAAATCAGTAGCGGAACACAAATGGGTAGCACATCATGAGATATATGTGCTACCCAAAAATCCGCTGGGCTAAAACAAGAAGGAAGCAGGTCATCCGCCTCAATCTTTAACTTCTACAATTCAATCCAAGCTCCCCACCCCCGTCGCCCGCTCAACCTCCCCCACAAACCCCTCCAAAACCCCCGTCACCCGCAATATCCCCTCCTGAGCCTCCTTCCAATCCCTCTGTTCAATCGCCTCCCGGATCATCGGCAAAGTCTTCACCCCATACCCCGTATAAAATCCCGGCGCATAAATCTGATGCCGGTACCACGGCCGGCGCGGCAAGCCATCGGCATGGATCAGCTTCCTTTCGGTTTTATATAAAATCTCGTTCAGCTCCTTCAACTTGTCCGCAGGCAAGAAAGCAAACTTCGAAGACGAAGCGGAAAATGCTTTCGCGGTGTTTTCCAATGCTACCAATGCATTATCCAGCGGCGCGAAGTTCAAATAGGGAGCCACCGACAATACAGCAGGCTTCACAAACGGGTCTTTCGGGTCGGAAGCGGCTTCGAAGCGGCCTTCGCCGACCGCTTTGTTGTGCTCCTCCGCTTTGGTGCGCGTGGCTTCAAGTTCCTTTTTTACTTCCGAAGCGTAGAGCTGCACCGTGTTGGCGAAGTTACTGAAATCGAACGGCAGCACATCGGCATTGGCAAAGCGCAGCACGGAGCGGCCCAGGGTTTTGGCAAGCGTGACGCCGTAGGCAAAGTCGCCGTCCTTGGAGCGGGTGTAATGGTCGTAAGAGTCGAAAATCGAGTGGTAGTCGCCGCCGGCATCTTCGCCGCCGTAGCCGACGTTGAGGGAGGCGATGCCGAGGTGCTGGATGAACGGCGTATAGTCTGAACCGGAACCCAACGCGCCAATGCGCAGGTCGGCGCGGGTGCGCGCTTCCTGTTTAGCAACCGGCGAGCCGTTCAGGATCGTGCGCGAACGCAGGCGGTCGATTACGCTCGTGCCCTTTTCGGGGTCGGTCACGTCGCGGCCTACCTGGTTGATGAATTTTTCGAGCGTGTGCGAGCCGCCCGCGCTCAGGTATCCGCGACCGTTTCCGTCCGAATTGAGGTATACAACGGCCTTTTCCCGCAAAACAGACTGGTATTTTTCCACCCATTCCGTCGAGCCGAGCAGGCCGGGCTCCTCACCGTCCCACCAGCAGTAGACGATGGTGCGTTTGGGTTTCCAGCCCGTTTTGACGAGTTCGCCCAAGGCGCGCGCTTCTTCCAGCTCGGCCACCGCCCCGCTCACCGGGTCGGCCGCGCCGAACACCCAGGCGTCGTGGTGGTTCCCGCGGATCACCCATTGATCGGGGAACTCGCTGCCTTTCAGCGTCGCGATCACATTGTAGCAAGGCACGATATCGAAATTGAATTCCAACTTCAAATGCACCTTCGCCGGGCCGGGGCCGACGTGGTAGGTGATCGGCAATGCGCCACGCCAGGTCGCAGGGGCAATTTGTCCGCCCAATGCTTTGAGCAGCGGCAACGCATCGCCGTACGAAATCGGCAGCACCGGAATCTTCATCATCGCCGGGGCCTCCTCCACCGACAGCCTCTTATGCGTCGCGTCGGCCACGAACCCATTCGTCAGCGGATCGCCCGGCGCGAGCGGCAAATCCACCACGGAGCCACGCTGCACACCCGACTCGTTTTTAAATGCCCCTTTGGGATATACGTCGCCCTGGAAATAGCCGTCCTCCTTCGGATCGGAATAGATAATACAGCCGATCGCGCCCTGCTCGTACGCGACTTTCGGCTTGATGCCCCGCCAGGAGCCGCCGTATTTCGCAATCACGATCTTGCCTTTCACATCCACGCCCAGCTTCGCCAGTTCCTCATAATCGTCGGGCACGCCGTAGTTCACAAAAACCAGCTCCGCCGTCACGTCCCCATTGGCCGAAAACGCGTGGTATGGCGGCAGCACATCCTTCGTCTGTGCGGATGTTGCGTCCTCTTTCAATGGCTTTTCGGTTAATGAGGCCTTGAATTTCGTGGGCTCGGTCAGTTCCAGAATGCGCACCTTGGGCGTCGGGAAAAGCACATGCACGGTATCCAGCCGTGCCTCAAAACCCCAGGAAGCGAGCTTATCGCGGAGGAAAAGTGCATTATTGATGCCATACGGCGAGCCGAGCTGGTGCGGGAAAGCAGTCATGCGTTTCATCCAGTCGCGCAGGTTACCCGCTTGCAGTTGCTTGTCGAAGGTTGCTTCGAGGGCGAGTTGCTTTTTCGCTGCTTCGGTGCCGAAGCCCTGCAGTGATGGCTGTTGCTGCGCTAGTGCTGAGGCTGCGGCCAGGCCGGTTATGAGTATGGAAGTGAATGTGCTTTTGAAAAGGTGTCGCATGCGAATAGAGTGAAACGGGTTTGGTAATATTTAAATATAGCGAATGCACCGAAAATGCGGGCTTTTCGACCGCCGAAATTACCACCGGTTGCAAATGCCGTAAGAATGCCGCTATCATTCCCGCTCGTGAATGGTTAAATTTGGGTAAAACAACTTCAATATGAGCAAGCTAAGCATCTCGGAACAAATCAAAACCCTGCGCCGCGCGAAGGGACTTTCGCAGGAAAACCTGGCCGAAAGCGCCCGCATCAACCTGCGCACATTGCAACGCATCGAAGCCGGCGACACCATCCCGCGCGGCGAAACGCTCCGCCTCCTCGCCCAGGTGCTCGACGTGCGTGTTGAAAGCCTCACACCTACCCTCGCAGAGGACACCGCCTTTCTCAAACTCCTGAACCTCTCCGCATTGGCATTCTGGATCTTTCCGTTCGGTAATGTAATTGTACCGCTCGTACTTTGGATCAATAAACGCAACGAGGTCGCCGGAGTGATGGGCCTCGGCAAGAGAATCCTGAATTTTCAGATCACGTGGTCGATACTCGTGTACGGATTTACGACGGTTACCATCATCGGCCTCATGTCCGGACAATTCTTCTTCCACCCTTTCCTAATGGTCGGTTTCTGCTTTCTAATGGCGTTCCTGAACACCGCGGTGATCCTCACAACCCATTTCCGGATCGTGAAGGGCGAAGGGGATTATTACGGGATAGGGCTGCGGATCATTCAATGAGATGTTCCCTGCGCGCGTACATGAGCGAAGTCCCCGATTTCATCTCGTAAAAGGAAATATAGGCATCCAGCTTGTCCGCCTTCTTTTTGGTCAGGCCGACGATATGGGACAAAATATCAGGAGAATAGCCTCCGCTGCCGGTATTCCTATGGTCGCTGTTTTCCGAATCCCTGCCCTCGTGCGCATACGCTTCCTCCGCGACTTTCCTATGCGGCATCCGAAATCGTTTCAGCTGCTGGAAGCATTGCCGGAGCGCACGGAGGGATGCCAGCACGGATAGGTCAAAATCGCGGCGATCGTTGATGATCGCGCGGAAGGATTTACCTAGCAAGCTGTCACGTTTTTGGTATTTCAAATAAATTTCCCGCATTTCGGGATGAACATAAGGCAGGTAAGTTTCCTTGAAAACGCGGTAATCCTCGTCGGCACAGTCGCAACTCCAAAGCAACTGATCGAACACAAACATAGGCATTTCCACCGCCCCCGGGCCGAGGTATTCACGCCCGCCGATCTGCACCGGATCGAAATACAGGCGGAGTTCCGATGCAAAATAGGACAACGACACATTCCGCCGCGCCAGCACCATTCCGTCGACCACCTGCTGAAAATGGCCCGTCACTTTTCGCAAATCGTCTTAAAATCAGCGGAGTGCATGGGTGTTTGGTGTAAATCCGCCAGCAATTGAATCGCATTCACCAGCGGCTCCATCGCCGTCACGACACTGTCGATCAGACAATGCTCGTCACGCGTGCCCGTATATGTACGCCTGCGATGATCGCCTGGGTTCCAAACCGTATAGTGCAAAAGCGTATCGCGCGGCGGCATCGAAGTCGTCTCCGATAACACATTCACAACAGCTTCCAGATTACCGATAACAGCACAAGGCTCAATACCATGCCTTTTGATCGAACCCAGAAAGATACCAATATCCCGAACCGCCGCATGGGCCTGATAGTAGTCAAAATCCCGCGCATCAGCCACCGACGGCATCATATCCCGCGCCAGCGACACGAGCGTATACAAATCCTTATTGCGGTTCAAATCGGGTATTCTCTTCATCAAATCATCTGCCCCC includes:
- a CDS encoding MBL fold metallo-hydrolase: MKTTFTFLVLFAASLCFAQLPKPDEIPTSKGPLKIQPLNHATLALTWNGKTIYADPYQAPKTFVGIAKPDLIVITDIHGDHFDPASLNALDLTNTVIVAPQAVADKMSDALKAKTTVLANGATTEKLGISITAIPMYNLPETADSRHPKGRGNGYILKMGGKSVFLSGDTSGIPEIKALKNIDVAFVCMNLPYTMDINEAAATVAAFKPKVVYPYHYRGQGGFSDTEAFKKLVVEKDGKIDVRVRDWYTVK
- a CDS encoding type II toxin-antitoxin system ParD family antitoxin, whose amino-acid sequence is MTKNTSISLGPHFDTFIQNQIETGRYASTSEVARAGLRLLEKEEEKLKLLRQALVDGEQSGWADDFDPEEFRARMRGKRKS
- a CDS encoding SymE family type I addiction module toxin, with protein sequence MTREKKSSIPTERRLTVYRKFLPRVYQYAVMPEIRLCGKWLQEAGFECGDEVTVRCLGNKLEITLNPEE
- a CDS encoding helix-turn-helix transcriptional regulator, yielding MAKLRLNRIKIVLIEKEKSGKDLAKHLGKTETTVSRWARNEVQPTLETLYEIAMYLKIDIRELLVSTKE
- a CDS encoding HipA family kinase encodes the protein MPKITDENYLVKTVHATEWQDVLSTGTTEPMLILALDAESGERDSYVVKPFGHPRIYRQAVMKECLGAWIAMELGLNAFEPVYIEVSTDFADTLRGNPHYQRFTESIGLNFGTKYVPGTIPIVGPKCFSKIQASQAEQITAFDLFISNADRREGKPNLLMVQSDLFVFDHELAFDFMLMLSFNRNLKPWELGEMELTMLRKHFLYPKLRGTQVDIHDFIERFTGIDDHFWAKASNLLPPDWVSDDLATIQNHLALIVENRTIFAQQLAQAILI
- a CDS encoding DUF3037 domain-containing protein encodes the protein MKKYQYQIIRYLHDRVTGEFINVGVIVYSPEYQHLNCKIITKYGRITSFFPGADGRVILKTLRQFEREITKAKQLFSELLPFPEDLVELTQKILPDDDSSLILTEVKKGIDLDFNKTLADLYRLLVTKWQSDDDESATSDADVWKKKYKKYFDEYGITAKLTNHEVETKYDSFQFDKAWKNEIWHCYLPVSFDLQNVENIRSKVYKWAGKLAELATSSESIDLTLLTSVPRRHLELNSFIQEKLTLKSAEINVRLVSETEAESFARRLIREMDEHNE
- a CDS encoding STING domain-containing protein is translated as MKPRVFIGSSREGLPKAKLLKGYLSGVADCQIWNEDFFENNKSSFESLSQSSTLFDFAILLASADDVVLKRDNLEISARDNVLFEFGLYVGRLGRNRAFFVKEKGLNLPSDLYGITLSEFDFGSNFEDVSNGIGKRIVDLWQTFELGLAPSTILALGYFDNFVLPVSRELMQSEKRSVEGLNFADFTLNIVIPDELPNNFQDEVIAYLGTHNLKEMKVETVTRKFNFYLDYDYANQESLNLYDLPTTLGALKRAIEMAVPNSYYGESERERVFKKKEMNNFCRALTYLVGNNSITKKKVKITMVDV
- a CDS encoding M28 family metallopeptidase, encoding MRHLFKSTFTSILITGLAAASALAQQQPSLQGFGTEAAKKQLALEATFDKQLQAGNLRDWMKRMTAFPHQLGSPYGINNALFLRDKLASWGFEARLDTVHVLFPTPKVRILELTEPTKFKASLTEKPLKEDATSAQTKDVLPPYHAFSANGDVTAELVFVNYGVPDDYEELAKLGVDVKGKIVIAKYGGSWRGIKPKVAYEQGAIGCIIYSDPKEDGYFQGDVYPKGAFKNESGVQRGSVVDLPLAPGDPLTNGFVADATHKRLSVEEAPAMMKIPVLPISYGDALPLLKALGGQIAPATWRGALPITYHVGPGPAKVHLKLEFNFDIVPCYNVIATLKGSEFPDQWVIRGNHHDAWVFGAADPVSGAVAELEEARALGELVKTGWKPKRTIVYCWWDGEEPGLLGSTEWVEKYQSVLREKAVVYLNSDGNGRGYLSAGGSHTLEKFINQVGRDVTDPEKGTSVIDRLRSRTILNGSPVAKQEARTRADLRIGALGSGSDYTPFIQHLGIASLNVGYGGEDAGGDYHSIFDSYDHYTRSKDGDFAYGVTLAKTLGRSVLRFANADVLPFDFSNFANTVQLYASEVKKELEATRTKAEEHNKAVGEGRFEAASDPKDPFVKPAVLSVAPYLNFAPLDNALVALENTAKAFSASSSKFAFLPADKLKELNEILYKTERKLIHADGLPRRPWYRHQIYAPGFYTGYGVKTLPMIREAIEQRDWKEAQEGILRVTGVLEGFVGEVERATGVGSLD
- a CDS encoding helix-turn-helix domain-containing protein; amino-acid sequence: MSKLSISEQIKTLRRAKGLSQENLAESARINLRTLQRIEAGDTIPRGETLRLLAQVLDVRVESLTPTLAEDTAFLKLLNLSALAFWIFPFGNVIVPLVLWINKRNEVAGVMGLGKRILNFQITWSILVYGFTTVTIIGLMSGQFFFHPFLMVGFCFLMAFLNTAVILTTHFRIVKGEGDYYGIGLRIIQ